The nucleotide window AGGGTTCACTTCGTCTTCGGACCTCACGCGCCATACACCTGCTCGATAGCCCTTCTGAAGGAGGTTAGAAGGCTCGCGAATGAGCACAGTAAACTGATAACCATACACGTGAGCGAGACGATGGCTGAGCTCGGTAAGATTCAGGAGCGCTACGGGAAAAGCCCAGTTGTTTTGCTCGACGAGATAGGGTTCTTTGGAAGCGACGTGATAATAGCCCACGGCGTCTGGCTGGACAGCAGGGACGTGCAGATACTCGCGAGGAACGGCGTTACCGTGGCTCACAACCCCGGGAGCAACATGAAGCTCGCGAGCGGTGTCATGCCCCTCCAAAAGCTCTTAAACGCTGGAGTTAACGTCGGCCTGGGAACTGACGGGAGCGCCAGCAACAATAACCTCGACATGGTCGAGGAGATGAAGCTTGCCGCTTTACTCCACAAGGTTCACAACCTCGACCCGACGGTGGCGGACGCGAGGACAGTCTTTAAAATGGCCACGCTCAACGGTGCCAAAGCGCTTCGCCTCAACGCCGGCGTTATAAAGCCCGGCTATCTGGCCGATGTAGTGGTTTTTGACTTCAACAAACCCCACCTGAGGCCCATTAACGACATCATAAGTCACATCGTTTACTCGGCCAACGGCAACGACGTCGAGACGACGATAGTTGACGGAAAGGTTTTAATGCTCGACCGCGAAGTTCTTACGCTGGACGAGGAGAAAATACTGAGCAAAGCGGAGGAGGTGACGCGTGAACTATCTTGACCTTGTACTCGGCGTTGCGCTTCTCATCTCCTACGTTATTCTCTTCTACAACCACCACCTTACTGGCCGGAAGGCGCTCCTCTATTACTCACTTGCCTGGCTGAGCCTATCGGTTCCTGTATTCTCCTCTGACCGGGCGGTTCATATCGTAGGCCTGGCCTTTTTCTCGGCTTTTCTCTGGGCGGGTAATGTTGAAGCCATCAGGGAGCTCACTCTGGACAACGAAACAGCCCGGAGCCTAGTTTATCTCTCAATAGTCCCTGTGCTCATCGTTTTTCTGTTCTATCCGGAACACGAAACTTCTGCCTACGTCCTTCTCGGCCTGTGGATTGCTCTCTCAGCCTTTCTCACTGGGTTTTATGGGGGAAAAACGCTACTGCCCATGTCCTTTCTTCAGGGCTTCCTCGGAATTGTCGTGGCCCTTTCCGGATTGGTTCCCTTCTTCAGGTTCAGAATCGTTCCGGCTTTTCTCGGTGTTGTCCTTGCCTTCGAGTCAGTTAAAACCTTTCTGAGAACGTCTTTCGTTGGGGACTTCTCAATCGGCTCAATCAAGGACGTTGGTCTTGATGAAAAGCCCGGTCTTTTTCTCGTATCTTCCCTTCCAGAGAACGTTCTCTCATCGGCTCTCGTCTTCTCCAGAACCCCGCGTGATTCTCCTAACTGGTTCTGGATAACAAACGTTCGCGATGAGCGGGCAATTTCGCCGACAAACCTTCCGAAAATCCTTGACATGTCGGTTAAGTTCATGAAGGAAGCAAAAAGTGCGGGGAAAAAGCCAATCGTTGTCATTGATGGCCTCGACTACCTCGTCCTTGAGAACGGCCTTCCCAGCGTTTTGAAGTTCCTCTCCTCCCTGAGGGACTATTCTTTGATGAATGATGCGACGGTTTTTATCGTTGGGAGCGATGATTTCCTCTCTGAGCGCGAAAGGACGCTCTTGAAGAACATCATCGGTGAGGGCAATGCTTGAGGTCGTTAGGGGCGACATAACCCGCTTTCCTGCAGAGGCCATAGTGAACGCGGCAAACCGCTATCTTGAGCACGGCGGTGGCGTTGCCTACGCGATAGCGAAAGCGGCCTCTGGAAACGTTGCCGAGTACATTCAAATAAGCAAGGAAGCCCTGAGGGAACAGCTCGGAAAGAACTCGATAGAGCACGGCGAGGTCGTGGTTACGCCCGCTTTGAGGCTCGAAAAGTACGGAATCAGGTACGTTATCCACACGGTTGGCCCCTACTGCGGTGGACGCTGGGACGAGGACAAACGGGAGAAACTGAAAAGGGCAATCCTTGGCGCGCTCAGAAAGGCGGAGGAGCTTGGAGTTAAAAGTATAGCCTTCCCGGCTATAAGTGCCGGCATCTACGGCTGTCCTCTTGGGGAAGTAGTGAGGACGTTTAAGAAGACCGTCGAGGAGTTTTCAAAGGAAGCAAGGAGCGTCGAGAGAGTTTATCTGGTGCTCTACTCTGAGGACTCATACCGAGAGGCCCTCAAAGTTCTCGGGAGATAGACTCATGGAGGAGTTGAGCTATTACCTCCGGCTTATCCTGTCTGTAAGGCTCTTTCTCAGGCTCTTTTCCTTTTCGTATCCTCTCTATTTGGTTTTTATGTACAACTTTCCCGTCTTTGAGGCTGTGTCCATGAAGCTCTGGATTGGCTACATTGCTTTTATGGCCCTCTTGGAGCTCGTTCTTGTGGTGTTTGTTGACAGGTCATTTTCGAGGCACCTTTTGAAAATCTACGTTTTTCTTGCGATTTTTCTTGAGTTCCCCTACGCTTTGGTGTCTCTTTCGAGAGCTTATGCCGAAATGATGTCTTTTCTTCTCTTGGTTTTTCTCTGGTACGGTTCCATACTTTTTCTGCTTTGGCTTATGAGGTCCAGATGAGGCGATGGGTTTTTACTGCCTTCGCTTTAACTTTCACCGGTGATAGCATGCGCATCGAGGACGTTTACATCTGGGACATCAACGCGAAGTGGCTCGGCATTTCACCGTTCCAGCTCATGGAGAACGCCGGCTCTGGTGTTGCCAAGACGATAGAGGAGCGCTTTGGCAATGGCCTCAAAATAGCAGTCTTCTCCGGAACTGGGAACAACGGCGGAGACGGCTTTGTGACGGCAAGGCACCTGAGCTTCGATAACGATGTAACTCTTTTCCTAGTAGGTGATGAGGCCAAGATAAGGAGCGAGGAAGCGAGACACAACTGGGGAATACTGAAGAGGCTCGATTTCGTCGAAATCAAAGTCCTCAAGGACTCGGCCTACATCAGGAACCTCGACCTCAGCGGTTACGACGTTATAGTTGATGCACTCCTCGGGGCCGGAACCAAGGGTGAACCGCGGGAGCCGATACGCTCGGCGATAGAAAAGATAAACGAGTACGCTGGAAAAGCGAGAATAGTCAGCGTAGACCTCCCGAGTGGTTATCCATCTCAAATCCGCGTTAAAGCGGACTTCGCGGTTACATTCCAGTGGGACAAGGAGGAATACGAAGGCTTTGAGCGCGTTGTGGTTAAGATAGGCTACCCACGGGAGCTTTACCACCTCGTCGGGCCCGGCGATGCCAAGTTCGCGCTCAGGAAGAGGGGCCAGCACAAGGGCCAGAACGGTAAGCTCCTCGTTATAGGTGGAAGCGAAAACTACTACGGTGCCCCATACTTGGCTTCCAAAGCCGCTTCCTACCTAGTTGATTTGGTTTATCTGGCAATGCCCTCAGCACCTGCCGGGAAAATTACGGACCCCGATTTGATTCTACGGCCTTTTAGCGGGGAAAACTTCTCGATTGAACACCTCGACGGCCTTCTTGAGCTTGCTGAAAAGGCCGATGCCGTTGTGATTGGCCCTGGAATAGGCCTTGAAGATGAAACAAAGGAGCTCGTCAGGGAGTTTGTGAGGCGCTGTGAGGGGCCGATAGTGATAGATGCCGACGGTATTAAGGCAGTAGCTGGGGATTTGGACATCCTAAGGGACAAGACCTTCGTTTTAACACCCCACGCCGGTGAGTTCAAGGTTCTCTTCGGCGTTAAACCGCCGGAGAGCCTTTTGGAGCGTGCTGAACTCGTCAGGGCAAAAGCTGGTGAAATCGGCGGTGTGGTTCTCCTTAAGGGGCCCTACGACGTGATAAGCGATGGAAAGACCTGGAAGTATAACAGAACAGGAAACAGGGGCATGACAACCGGTGGAACCGGGGACGTTTTGGCGGGTCTCGTGGGGGCGTTGCTGGCCCTTGGAAACGAACCTCTCCGTTCAGCGTCGGTCGGGGCTTTCCTGAACGGACTCGCTGGAGACCTTACAAAGGAGGAGCTCGGCGAAAATTTCACCGCACTTGAGATTATAAGGAGAATCCCAAAAGCGGTAAAATGGGTGGAGGAATTTTAGATTTCTATCAGCTCCCTAACCTTTTCCGCCTTTTCGCAGAGTTCGCAACTCTGAAGGAAAACGAGCATGTTGAGGAAGTGGAAGAGTTCTATTTCGCTCATCTCGATGTTTGCTTCTGAGATTTTTCTTATAACTGGCTGTGAGTTTACCTCTATTTCGTTGAGTATGTCCTTTATGAGCTTTTTCAGGCGTTCCATGTCTTTGATTTTTATCCCGGCCTTTTCCAGAATCTCCACGAGCCTCTCTGCCTCCACTTGGAGGTATGCCTGCCGAAAGTTCTCGATGCTCTCATGGGGTTCGACTTTTATGAGGAAGAGCCTCGCAGTCCTGCCGTAGAGCTTCTCGTTGCCCTCGCTTCTGAGTTCCTCTACAAAACCTGCATTTTCAAGGGTCTTGATATGGCGGTAGATTGTCGTCCTGTCTTTTCTTATTGCCATGCTGAGCTCCCATATTGTCATCGGCCTCTGCCTGAGGAGCTGGAGGATTTTAAACCTCGTTTCGTCGGATAGAATCTTTACCCTTTCGGGCTGGGTGATTATAATGACTTCTCTCACTTTAGTACTCCTCCAATTTATCCTGGGGTGTCTCCTCTTCCTCAACGATTCTTCTTCCTGCCGCCACCATATCTATACTGTGCACGACTCCCCCAAATTCTTCGATTGTCCTGACTATCTCGTCGTAGTCCAGGTCGTCGCCCATTATCGTTATCTTGACGTTCTCGGTTTCCTTGTCAATCTCAACGAGGGTTATGTTGACGCCTTCAACACCTTCGAGCTCGCTCAGTCCCAGTGCAAGCTCAGTAACTATCGGCTGGTGAGGCTTTAAAACGTCAAGGACGAGAAGCCTTATTCCCCTTGCCATAACAATCACTTCTTCAGAAGTTCTCCCAGCTTTTTAAGCAGTTCTATGCTCTCCTCGTCGCGTCCCATTCTGGCCATCGCTAGCCAGTCGATTGCGTGGATTATGTCCTCATTGGAGAACTCCTTAAGACTGTCTTCGTTTGCCTCGATTTCCTCTGAAATCTCCGTCTTGAATTCGTGCTCCTTCTTCAGGAGCTCGTCCATTACGTTGAGGAGCTCGCCCTCCTCGAACTCGTAGCCGAGGGCTTTGAAAATGTCGAGCTTGGTTTTGAGCTTTGAGCGGACGAAATACCTCAACTCCTCATCGCCAAGGTAGAGGTTGATATAGAAGGCATCGGCAGTCCTTCCGTAGTACTTCTCAACTAAATTTCCCTTCATCTCGGTCCTCTTGACCTCTACTAGTCCTGCCTCCTTGAGCTTTTCGATGTGGTGGTATATTGTCTGTGGAGTTTTTCCGAGAATCTCGCTGAGCTGTGAAATCGTCATCTCCCTGTTCCTGAGGAGGGCTAATATTTTTCTCCTCGTGTCCTCTAGCATCAGCTTTATGACCTCTGGGTCGGTTATTACCTTCACCTTAGACATCATGACCACCCAGTCTTAACGCTCTAACGTTTCTTTAAACGCTCAGGCGTTTTAACCTTTTCCTTTCCGGTATCTTTATATATGTAAAGTTCTTTGCTTTTAAAGCCTATGGATAAAACGTCCATCCACGGAAGCCTTAAATAGCTCAGACCGAAAAACCTTCGGAGGTGGTTATCGTGGAGACTCCGCAGCTGGACTTCCTGTTTTATCCGAAGAGCGTGGCTGTTATAGGTGCTTCCCACGTTCCCGGAAAGGTTGGAAACGCTATAATGCGCTCCATGACGCTCCGCTTTAACGGAAAGGTCTATGCCGTGAATGTTAAAGGTGGGGAAATAGAGGTAAACGGCAAGAAGTTCAAGGTATACAGGAGCATTAGTGACATACCCGACGAGATTGACGTTGCTGTTATAGCCGTTCCGGCCAAGTTCGTGCCGGATGTTATAGACGAGTGCGGTGAGAAGGGCGTTAAGGGCGCTATAGTTATCTCGGCCGGCTTTAAGGAGGCTGGAAGGGCCGACCTCGAGGAGGAGCTCGTGAAGAGGGCCAAGAAGTGGGGAATTCGCGTCGTCGGCCCCAACTGCCTCGGTGTTACTAACCTCGAGAACGGCTTCGACTGTAACTTCAACCCACCGGAGAGGCAGGCGAGACCGCCCTTCGGAAAGGTCGCCTTCATGAGCCAGAGCGGTGCCTTTGGTGCAGCAATCCTCGACTGGGCGGCGAGGGAGAAAATAGGAATGAGCAAGTTCATAAGCCTCGGAAACATGGCTGACCTCGATGAGAGCGACTTCATGGCCTACCTCGGTGAGGATTCAAAGACAGGGGTCATCACTGGCTACATCGAGGGCGTTAAGGACGGAAGGAAGTTCCTCGAGACAGCTAAGAACGTCACCCTGAAGAAGCCCGTCGTCGTACTCAAGAGCGGAAGAACCGAGGCAGGGGCTAAAGCGGCTGCCTCCCACACCGGTTCCCTAGCGGGTTCCTACGCTATTTACAGGGCCGCTTTCGAGCAGAGCGGTGTTCTTGAGGCAAAGACAATGAGACAGCTCTTCAACTACGCCAAAGCATTGGCCCTTCAGCAACCGGCCAAGGGCAACCGCGTTGCCATAGTTACCAACGGTGGCGGAGCCGGAGTCATGATGAGCGATGGGCTGCTTGAAAGGGGTCTTAAGCTTGCCGAGCTGAGCGAGGAAACCATAGGGAAGTTTAAGAGGGACATCGAGGCCGGAAAACTGCCCGAGCACATGGCCTACAGGAACCCGATTGACGTCATAGGTGATGCCCCTTCGAGCAGGTATGAGATAGCGATGCGCTACGCCTTGGAGGATGAGAACGTTGACGTTCTAGTCGTCATAGCACTCTTCCAGAGCCCGGCTTTGGACGAGGGCATAATAGATGCCATGGAGAGGATGAAGACCTACGGCAAGCCGATTGTCTTCGTCGCCCCGGGTGGAGATTACCCGCACAAGATG belongs to Thermococcus sp. and includes:
- a CDS encoding [protein ADP-ribosylglutamate] hydrolase, coding for MLEVVRGDITRFPAEAIVNAANRYLEHGGGVAYAIAKAASGNVAEYIQISKEALREQLGKNSIEHGEVVVTPALRLEKYGIRYVIHTVGPYCGGRWDEDKREKLKRAILGALRKAEELGVKSIAFPAISAGIYGCPLGEVVRTFKKTVEEFSKEARSVERVYLVLYSEDSYREALKVLGR
- a CDS encoding winged helix-turn-helix domain-containing protein, which translates into the protein MREVIIITQPERVKILSDETRFKILQLLRQRPMTIWELSMAIRKDRTTIYRHIKTLENAGFVEELRSEGNEKLYGRTARLFLIKVEPHESIENFRQAYLQVEAERLVEILEKAGIKIKDMERLKKLIKDILNEIEVNSQPVIRKISEANIEMSEIELFHFLNMLVFLQSCELCEKAEKVRELIEI
- a CDS encoding CoA-binding protein; its protein translation is METPQLDFLFYPKSVAVIGASHVPGKVGNAIMRSMTLRFNGKVYAVNVKGGEIEVNGKKFKVYRSISDIPDEIDVAVIAVPAKFVPDVIDECGEKGVKGAIVISAGFKEAGRADLEEELVKRAKKWGIRVVGPNCLGVTNLENGFDCNFNPPERQARPPFGKVAFMSQSGAFGAAILDWAAREKIGMSKFISLGNMADLDESDFMAYLGEDSKTGVITGYIEGVKDGRKFLETAKNVTLKKPVVVLKSGRTEAGAKAAASHTGSLAGSYAIYRAAFEQSGVLEAKTMRQLFNYAKALALQQPAKGNRVAIVTNGGGAGVMMSDGLLERGLKLAELSEETIGKFKRDIEAGKLPEHMAYRNPIDVIGDAPSSRYEIAMRYALEDENVDVLVVIALFQSPALDEGIIDAMERMKTYGKPIVFVAPGGDYPHKMARNIEMKGIPVYETTEDAVDAVYALVKYGEWLKENGKL
- a CDS encoding DUF211 domain-containing protein, producing MARGIRLLVLDVLKPHQPIVTELALGLSELEGVEGVNITLVEIDKETENVKITIMGDDLDYDEIVRTIEEFGGVVHSIDMVAAGRRIVEEEETPQDKLEEY
- a CDS encoding winged helix-turn-helix domain-containing protein, which encodes MSKVKVITDPEVIKLMLEDTRRKILALLRNREMTISQLSEILGKTPQTIYHHIEKLKEAGLVEVKRTEMKGNLVEKYYGRTADAFYINLYLGDEELRYFVRSKLKTKLDIFKALGYEFEEGELLNVMDELLKKEHEFKTEISEEIEANEDSLKEFSNEDIIHAIDWLAMARMGRDEESIELLKKLGELLKK
- a CDS encoding DUF835 domain-containing protein — encoded protein: MNYLDLVLGVALLISYVILFYNHHLTGRKALLYYSLAWLSLSVPVFSSDRAVHIVGLAFFSAFLWAGNVEAIRELTLDNETARSLVYLSIVPVLIVFLFYPEHETSAYVLLGLWIALSAFLTGFYGGKTLLPMSFLQGFLGIVVALSGLVPFFRFRIVPAFLGVVLAFESVKTFLRTSFVGDFSIGSIKDVGLDEKPGLFLVSSLPENVLSSALVFSRTPRDSPNWFWITNVRDERAISPTNLPKILDMSVKFMKEAKSAGKKPIVVIDGLDYLVLENGLPSVLKFLSSLRDYSLMNDATVFIVGSDDFLSERERTLLKNIIGEGNA
- a CDS encoding amidohydrolase family protein; translation: MSILIRNGYVIYGENLEVVKADVLIEGNRIVEVKKGINESSETVIDATGKVVSPGFVNLHTHSPMGLFRGLADDLPLMEWLEKHIWPREAKLTREHIKAGAYLGALEMIKTGTTTFLDMYFQMDAVAEAVLDSGLRGYLSYGMIDLGDPDRTEKELKEALREMEAIEGLNSERVHFVFGPHAPYTCSIALLKEVRRLANEHSKLITIHVSETMAELGKIQERYGKSPVVLLDEIGFFGSDVIIAHGVWLDSRDVQILARNGVTVAHNPGSNMKLASGVMPLQKLLNAGVNVGLGTDGSASNNNLDMVEEMKLAALLHKVHNLDPTVADARTVFKMATLNGAKALRLNAGVIKPGYLADVVVFDFNKPHLRPINDIISHIVYSANGNDVETTIVDGKVLMLDREVLTLDEEKILSKAEEVTRELS
- a CDS encoding NAD(P)H-hydrate dehydratase, coding for MRIEDVYIWDINAKWLGISPFQLMENAGSGVAKTIEERFGNGLKIAVFSGTGNNGGDGFVTARHLSFDNDVTLFLVGDEAKIRSEEARHNWGILKRLDFVEIKVLKDSAYIRNLDLSGYDVIVDALLGAGTKGEPREPIRSAIEKINEYAGKARIVSVDLPSGYPSQIRVKADFAVTFQWDKEEYEGFERVVVKIGYPRELYHLVGPGDAKFALRKRGQHKGQNGKLLVIGGSENYYGAPYLASKAASYLVDLVYLAMPSAPAGKITDPDLILRPFSGENFSIEHLDGLLELAEKADAVVIGPGIGLEDETKELVREFVRRCEGPIVIDADGIKAVAGDLDILRDKTFVLTPHAGEFKVLFGVKPPESLLERAELVRAKAGEIGGVVLLKGPYDVISDGKTWKYNRTGNRGMTTGGTGDVLAGLVGALLALGNEPLRSASVGAFLNGLAGDLTKEELGENFTALEIIRRIPKAVKWVEEF